From Cellulophaga lytica DSM 7489, a single genomic window includes:
- a CDS encoding TlpA family protein disulfide reductase, whose product MAFTKKRIFNIAFYVLIVAIIFTPLGFKVKVFTNQIFSGNPNTLKQEEQIVLQNYNWKFVDAKENSFNFNDYQGKVVFINFWATWCPPCVAEMPSLQKLYTDYKNDVEFIFLASDKVKNVNKYLKENNFSFNVYYSNYKLPQELKHTVIPTTFVLNKSGKIIVKETGAKDWNSEKTRKLLDKLLKE is encoded by the coding sequence ATGGCTTTTACTAAAAAAAGAATATTTAATATTGCTTTTTATGTACTTATAGTTGCCATAATATTTACTCCGTTAGGGTTTAAAGTAAAGGTTTTTACAAATCAAATTTTTTCAGGTAACCCAAATACCCTAAAGCAAGAAGAGCAAATTGTGTTGCAAAATTATAACTGGAAATTTGTAGATGCTAAAGAAAACAGTTTTAATTTTAATGACTACCAAGGTAAAGTAGTTTTTATCAATTTTTGGGCAACATGGTGTCCGCCTTGTGTTGCAGAAATGCCAAGTTTACAAAAGTTATATACTGACTATAAAAATGATGTAGAGTTTATTTTTTTGGCAAGCGATAAAGTAAAAAATGTAAATAAATACCTAAAAGAAAACAATTTTAGTTTTAATGTGTATTATTCTAATTACAAGTTACCGCAAGAGCTTAAACATACTGTAATTCCAACAACATTTGTATTAAATAAATCTGGAAAAATTATAGTTAAAGAAACCGGAGCAAAAGATTGGAATAGTGAAAAAACACGTAAATTATTAGATAAGCTGTTGAAAGAATAA
- a CDS encoding phytoene/squalene synthase family protein: MKALFDSSSVNCSKLITTTYSTSFSIGIKLFAPSIRPAIYAIYGFVRYADEIVDTFHDYNQEELLNEFEEEYRKSLIRKISLNPIINSFQEVVLKYDLQEYVDAFLTSMRFDLNKTEYSTREEYNEYIYGSADVVGLMCLRVFVNNDNERFNHLKESAQYLGSAFQKVNFLRDFKDDINELGRSYFPELNTNTLTHTAKDRILKDIENDFSEAYKGIVQLPLESRLGVFVAYKYYSKLLNKLKKADTSSIMNSRIRISNPLKFLILTKAYIRFKFNII, from the coding sequence ATGAAAGCTCTGTTTGATTCCTCTAGCGTTAATTGTAGTAAATTAATAACCACAACTTATAGTACGTCATTTTCTATAGGTATAAAACTATTTGCACCATCTATAAGACCCGCCATATATGCTATTTATGGTTTTGTTAGGTATGCAGATGAAATTGTAGACACTTTTCATGATTATAATCAAGAAGAGCTTTTAAATGAGTTTGAAGAGGAGTACAGAAAATCTCTTATCCGTAAAATAAGCCTTAATCCTATTATAAACTCTTTTCAAGAAGTTGTTTTAAAATATGATTTACAAGAGTATGTAGACGCCTTTTTAACTAGCATGCGTTTTGACCTTAACAAAACAGAATACAGCACAAGGGAAGAATATAACGAATATATTTATGGCTCTGCAGATGTAGTAGGTTTAATGTGTTTACGCGTTTTTGTTAATAATGACAATGAAAGATTTAACCACTTAAAAGAGTCTGCACAGTACTTAGGATCTGCTTTTCAAAAAGTAAACTTTTTAAGAGATTTTAAAGACGATATTAATGAATTAGGAAGATCTTATTTTCCCGAATTAAATACTAACACACTTACACATACTGCTAAAGACCGTATTTTAAAAGATATTGAAAACGATTTTTCTGAAGCTTACAAAGGTATTGTTCAACTTCCTTTAGAAAGCAGATTAGGTGTTTTTGTAGCATATAAGTACTACTCTAAATTACTTAACAAACTAAAAAAGGCAGATACTAGTAGTATTATGAACAGTAGAATACGTATTTCTAATCCGCTAAAGTTTTTAATTTTAACCAAAGCATATATTAGATTTAAATTTAATATTATATAA
- a CDS encoding TlpA family protein disulfide reductase yields MKKKTVFTLLIMLLIAAFFWTPLGHMGKIFLNNMVATAPSVITKENQKKITDYDWVLKDEDHNLFNFKKSKGNVIFINNWASWKVHCEAELQSIQKFYNDYKGKIDFYIITNEEKDVVEEFMQLKKFNFPVTYLIIDAKHAVNTEKVPSSYVIDKQGNIVIYEEGISNWDNNTVYQTVENLLKE; encoded by the coding sequence ATGAAAAAGAAAACAGTTTTTACTCTTCTAATAATGCTTCTTATAGCAGCATTTTTTTGGACTCCCTTAGGGCATATGGGGAAAATATTTTTAAACAATATGGTAGCAACTGCTCCTTCTGTTATTACTAAAGAAAATCAGAAAAAAATAACAGATTATGACTGGGTTTTAAAAGATGAAGATCACAACTTGTTTAACTTTAAAAAGTCTAAAGGGAATGTAATTTTTATAAACAATTGGGCGTCATGGAAAGTTCATTGTGAAGCCGAACTACAATCCATACAAAAGTTTTATAATGATTATAAAGGTAAAATAGACTTTTATATAATTACTAATGAAGAAAAAGATGTAGTAGAAGAATTTATGCAGCTTAAAAAATTTAATTTTCCTGTTACATATTTAATTATTGATGCTAAACACGCTGTAAATACAGAAAAAGTGCCTTCTAGTTATGTAATAGATAAACAAGGCAATATTGTGATTTATGAAGAAGGTATATCTAATTGGGATAATAATACTGTATACCAAACTGTAGAAAACCTTTTAAAAGAGTAA
- a CDS encoding sterol desaturase family protein: MKIVLFILVTVVTFTVMEVITWLTHKYVMHGFLWVLHEDHHQPKYPHPFEKNDLFFVIFAIPSIALFFFGIRPQLNVLFFIGLGILFYGIAYFLIHDVLIHQRFKWFKKTKNKYLIGLRKAHKVHHKHLGKEHGECFGMLYVPKKYHKQYKP, from the coding sequence ATGAAAATAGTACTTTTTATACTAGTTACAGTTGTTACATTTACTGTTATGGAAGTTATAACTTGGCTAACACACAAATATGTAATGCATGGTTTTTTATGGGTTTTACATGAAGATCATCATCAGCCAAAATACCCACACCCTTTTGAAAAAAATGATTTGTTTTTTGTAATATTTGCGATACCTAGCATTGCCTTATTTTTCTTTGGTATTAGACCACAATTAAACGTTTTGTTTTTTATTGGTTTAGGTATTTTATTTTATGGCATTGCTTATTTTTTAATTCATGATGTGTTAATTCACCAACGTTTTAAATGGTTTAAAAAAACAAAAAACAAATATTTAATAGGTCTGCGTAAAGCACACAAAGTACACCACAAACACTTAGGTAAAGAACACGGAGAGTGTTTTGGAATGTTATATGTCCCAAAAAAATACCATAAACAATACAAACCTTAA
- a CDS encoding AAA family ATPase encodes MSDVTAVKNLVEKHHALKQEIAKVIVGQDVVIDQILLSIYTGGHSLLVGVPGLAKTLMVNTIAQTLGLDFKRIQFTPDLMPSDILGSEILDEKRNFKFIKGPIFSNIILADEINRTPPKTQAALLEAMQERAVTIAGNHYKLDLPYFVLATQNPIEQEGTYPLPEAQLDRFMFAIELQYPSVAEEIEVVKRTTSDNKPTINALFSAEEIVAVQLLVRRIPVPDNVVEYAVKLVNSTRPNLDTANDYVKQYLDWGAGPRASQNLILAAKAHAAVNGKFSPDIEDVQAVATGILRHRIIKNYKAEAENISEEQIIAKLL; translated from the coding sequence ATGTCAGACGTAACTGCTGTTAAAAATTTAGTTGAAAAACACCACGCACTAAAGCAAGAAATTGCTAAAGTAATTGTGGGCCAGGATGTAGTAATAGATCAAATATTACTATCTATTTATACAGGCGGTCACTCTTTGTTAGTAGGTGTGCCCGGTTTGGCAAAAACCCTAATGGTAAACACAATAGCCCAAACCTTAGGGTTAGATTTTAAACGCATACAGTTTACGCCAGATTTAATGCCTAGTGATATTTTAGGTAGTGAAATATTAGACGAAAAAAGAAACTTTAAGTTTATAAAAGGTCCTATTTTTTCTAATATTATTTTGGCAGATGAAATAAACAGAACACCGCCTAAAACGCAAGCGGCTCTTTTAGAAGCAATGCAAGAAAGGGCTGTAACAATAGCTGGTAACCATTACAAATTAGATCTTCCTTATTTTGTACTGGCTACACAAAACCCTATAGAGCAAGAAGGTACATATCCTTTACCAGAAGCACAGTTAGATAGGTTTATGTTTGCTATAGAATTACAATACCCATCTGTAGCAGAAGAAATAGAGGTTGTTAAACGAACAACATCAGACAATAAACCTACAATTAACGCCTTATTTAGTGCAGAAGAAATAGTAGCAGTACAGCTTTTGGTACGTAGAATTCCTGTGCCAGATAATGTTGTAGAATATGCTGTTAAGTTGGTAAATAGCACTAGACCTAATCTAGACACAGCCAATGATTATGTAAAGCAATATTTAGATTGGGGAGCGGGGCCAAGAGCTTCTCAAAATTTAATATTAGCAGCAAAAGCACATGCAGCTGTAAACGGAAAATTTTCTCCAGATATAGAAGACGTACAGGCTGTTGCTACAGGTATATTAAGGCATAGAATAATAAAAAACTACAAGGCAGAAGCAGAAAATATTTCTGAAGAACAAATAATTGCCAAATTGCTCTAA
- a CDS encoding aconitate hydratase, producing the protein MAFDIDMIKGVYARMAERVDMAREIVGKPLTLSEKILYSHLWDGNPNTKFTRGKDYVDFAPDRIACQDATAQMALLQFMQAGKPKVAVPTTVHCDHLIQAKSGAAPDLKVANSTSAEVFNFLESVSNKYGIGFWKPGAGIIHQVVLENYAFPGGMMIGTDSHTVNAGGLGMVAIGVGGADAVDVMAGMAWELKFPKLIGVKLTGNISGWTSAKDVILKVAGILTVKGGTGAIVEYFGEGAKNLSCTGKGTICNMGAEVGATTSTFGYDESMERYLRATDRNDVADAANEVKEHLTADPEVYANPEQYFDEIIEINLDELRPHLNGPFTPDLATPVGQLGEKAKENDWPLKVDWGLIGSCTNSSYEDLTRAASIAKQAVDKKIKPKSDFGINPGSEQIRFTAERDGILDIFENLGATVFTNACGPCIGQWDRSDAKGDEKNTIVHSFNRNFSKRADGNPNTHAFVGSPEMVAAIAISGRLDFDPMNDTLINEDGEEVKLDMPLGIELPPQGFDVEDAGYLAPDEDGSGVEVKVSPDSERLQLLEPFTPIKDESLMGAKLLIKAFGKCTTDHISMAGPWLRFRGHLDNISNNCLIGAVNAFGKKTNFVKNQLTGEFGGVPDTARAYKAAGVRSVVVGDHNYGEGSSREHAAMEPRHLGVAAVIVKSFARIHETNLKKQGMLGLTFANEADYDLIQEDDTFNFIDIAEFAPDKQLTLELVHADGSKDVIKLNHTYNQPQIDWYREGSALNVIKKENAA; encoded by the coding sequence ATGGCATTTGACATTGATATGATAAAAGGGGTTTATGCCCGTATGGCTGAACGAGTAGATATGGCTCGTGAAATAGTAGGAAAGCCACTTACACTTTCAGAAAAAATATTGTATTCTCACTTATGGGATGGTAATCCAAATACTAAATTTACAAGAGGTAAAGACTATGTAGATTTTGCACCAGACCGTATTGCTTGTCAAGATGCCACCGCACAAATGGCATTATTACAGTTTATGCAAGCTGGTAAGCCAAAAGTTGCAGTTCCTACAACAGTACACTGTGATCACTTAATACAAGCTAAAAGTGGTGCTGCACCAGATTTAAAAGTAGCAAATTCTACAAGTGCAGAGGTGTTTAACTTTTTAGAGTCTGTTTCTAACAAGTATGGTATTGGTTTCTGGAAACCAGGAGCAGGTATTATTCACCAAGTAGTTTTAGAAAATTATGCATTTCCTGGCGGAATGATGATTGGTACAGATTCTCATACAGTTAATGCTGGTGGTTTAGGTATGGTTGCTATTGGTGTTGGTGGTGCAGATGCTGTAGATGTTATGGCAGGTATGGCTTGGGAACTTAAATTTCCAAAATTAATAGGTGTTAAATTAACTGGAAATATTTCTGGTTGGACATCAGCAAAAGACGTTATATTAAAAGTTGCAGGTATTTTAACTGTTAAAGGTGGTACTGGTGCAATTGTAGAATATTTTGGAGAAGGTGCTAAAAACCTTTCTTGTACAGGTAAAGGTACAATTTGTAATATGGGTGCAGAAGTAGGAGCAACTACATCTACATTTGGTTATGATGAGTCTATGGAGCGTTACTTACGTGCAACAGACCGTAATGATGTTGCAGATGCAGCAAATGAAGTTAAAGAGCACTTAACTGCAGATCCAGAAGTTTACGCTAATCCAGAGCAATATTTTGATGAAATTATAGAAATTAATTTAGATGAATTAAGACCTCATTTAAACGGACCTTTTACTCCAGATTTAGCTACACCAGTAGGCCAGTTAGGAGAAAAAGCTAAAGAAAATGATTGGCCTTTAAAAGTAGATTGGGGATTAATTGGTTCTTGTACCAACTCTTCTTACGAAGATTTAACAAGAGCAGCTTCTATAGCTAAACAAGCTGTAGATAAAAAAATTAAGCCCAAATCAGATTTTGGTATCAACCCAGGTTCAGAGCAAATTCGTTTTACCGCAGAAAGAGACGGTATATTAGATATTTTTGAAAACTTAGGAGCTACAGTATTTACTAATGCTTGTGGACCTTGTATAGGTCAGTGGGACAGAAGTGATGCTAAAGGTGATGAGAAAAACACAATTGTACACTCATTTAACCGTAACTTCTCTAAAAGAGCAGATGGTAACCCAAATACACACGCATTTGTTGGTTCTCCAGAAATGGTTGCTGCAATAGCAATATCTGGTCGTTTAGATTTTGATCCTATGAACGATACATTAATTAATGAAGATGGTGAAGAGGTAAAATTAGATATGCCATTAGGTATAGAGTTGCCTCCACAAGGTTTTGATGTAGAAGATGCTGGTTACTTAGCTCCAGATGAAGATGGTTCTGGTGTAGAGGTTAAAGTTTCTCCAGATTCTGAAAGATTACAATTATTAGAGCCATTTACGCCTATTAAAGACGAAAGTTTAATGGGAGCTAAATTGCTTATTAAAGCTTTTGGTAAATGTACAACAGACCACATTTCTATGGCTGGTCCTTGGTTACGTTTCCGTGGGCATTTAGATAATATTTCTAACAACTGTTTAATTGGAGCTGTTAACGCTTTTGGCAAAAAAACAAATTTTGTTAAAAACCAATTAACAGGTGAGTTCGGTGGTGTTCCAGATACTGCACGTGCATATAAAGCTGCAGGTGTTAGATCTGTAGTTGTGGGAGACCATAACTATGGAGAAGGATCTTCTCGTGAGCACGCAGCTATGGAGCCAAGACATTTAGGTGTTGCGGCTGTAATAGTAAAATCTTTTGCACGTATTCATGAAACAAACCTTAAAAAGCAAGGTATGTTAGGTTTAACATTTGCAAATGAGGCAGATTATGACTTAATACAGGAAGATGATACATTTAACTTTATTGACATAGCAGAATTTGCTCCAGACAAACAATTAACTTTAGAGTTAGTTCATGCAGATGGTAGCAAAGATGTTATTAAGCTTAACCACACTTACAACCAACCTCAAATTGATTGGTATAGAGAAGGTTCTGCGTTAAATGTAATTAAAAAAGAAAACGCGGCATAA
- a CDS encoding cryptochrome/photolyase family protein has translation MSDKISVFWFRRDLRIEDNTALCNALKSGNPVLPVFIFDENILNELDADDARVTFIHKTISAINLTLKEYNSGVLCLHTTPELAWKKIVSTYNVERVFFNKDYEPYARERDQKITSFLNDKSIKVKSNKDSVIFEENDVLKNDGDPYTVYTPYKNKWLSKFTPDLIEDKKCDFKGKLLEFNVDFPSLENLGFSASNITVEPYNLEHLDIYAEKRDFPSDDITTYLGPHLRFGTVSVRKLIRGLDGLESVFLSELVWREFFTQILFHFPKVVTQNFRSKYDGIKWRNNKEDFEKWCTGNTGYPMVDAGMRQLNKTGYMHNRVRMITAGFLCKHLLIDWQWGEAYFAKKLLDYELASNNGNWQWAAGTGCDAAPYFRIFNPITQLKKFDKDFKYVKHWIPELDGFNYPQPMVEHKAARERALKVYKEGIED, from the coding sequence ATGAGTGATAAAATATCTGTTTTTTGGTTTAGGAGAGATTTAAGGATTGAAGACAATACGGCACTGTGTAATGCATTAAAATCTGGTAATCCCGTACTTCCTGTTTTTATTTTTGATGAAAATATTTTAAATGAACTAGATGCAGATGATGCAAGAGTAACGTTTATACATAAAACTATATCAGCTATAAATTTAACTTTAAAAGAATATAATAGTGGTGTACTATGCTTACATACAACACCAGAACTTGCTTGGAAAAAAATAGTAAGTACATACAATGTAGAGCGTGTTTTTTTTAATAAAGACTATGAGCCATATGCAAGAGAAAGAGATCAGAAAATAACTTCATTTTTAAACGATAAATCTATAAAGGTTAAGTCTAATAAAGACAGTGTTATTTTTGAAGAGAATGATGTTTTAAAGAATGACGGTGATCCATATACGGTTTATACGCCATATAAAAATAAATGGTTATCTAAATTTACTCCAGACCTAATTGAAGATAAGAAATGTGACTTTAAAGGTAAATTATTAGAGTTTAATGTAGATTTTCCTTCATTAGAAAATTTAGGATTTAGTGCATCAAACATAACGGTAGAACCATACAATTTAGAGCATCTAGATATTTATGCAGAAAAAAGAGATTTTCCGTCTGATGATATAACAACATATTTAGGTCCACATTTGCGTTTTGGAACCGTAAGTGTACGCAAATTAATTAGAGGTTTAGATGGTTTAGAAAGTGTGTTTTTAAGTGAATTGGTTTGGAGAGAATTTTTTACTCAAATCTTATTTCATTTTCCAAAGGTTGTTACCCAAAATTTTAGATCTAAATACGATGGAATAAAGTGGCGCAATAACAAAGAAGATTTTGAAAAATGGTGTACAGGTAATACAGGTTATCCTATGGTAGATGCCGGTATGAGACAGTTAAACAAAACAGGGTATATGCATAATAGAGTGCGTATGATTACTGCTGGCTTTTTATGTAAGCATTTATTAATAGATTGGCAGTGGGGAGAGGCCTATTTTGCTAAAAAGTTGTTAGACTATGAGTTGGCCTCTAATAACGGCAATTGGCAATGGGCAGCAGGTACTGGTTGTGATGCTGCTCCGTATTTTAGAATATTTAACCCTATAACACAATTAAAAAAGTTTGATAAAGATTTTAAATACGTCAAGCATTGGATTCCTGAGTTGGATGGGTTTAATTATCCGCAGCCAATGGTAGAGCATAAAGCAGCTAGGGAAAGAGCATTAAAAGTATATAAAGAAGGTATAGAAGATTAA
- a CDS encoding peptidylprolyl isomerase yields the protein MKNKNNNITFLLAMLLTVTFTANAMQEQEQIEDVVQIAQDTIKSNFKRIKLDGVSAVVGDYVILDSDIEKTLIDLRSQGVSEDDITKCGLLGKLMEDRLYAHQAVQDSLLVSDDEVNATSERQIQSLVGQIGSMDKLLKYYKKDSQEALREDLFKINKLRMLSEKMQQKIIEEIEITPEEVRQFYKKIPKEERPVFGAQLEIAQIVKQPEASEEEKQKVIDKLNKIREDVLVGGSSFKIKAIISSEDEGSRSNGGFYKIKKETNFVKEFKDVAFSLKEGEVSEPFETQFGFHIIYLEKIKGQERDVRHILMAPKISDERLEEARLELEKIRQRILDGELTFAEAALNFSDQKETKYEGGQLRNPQDFSTKFELTKMQPELYNQVRDIKDNEISMPILEVEQQGGAKKYKIMKITNRYDEHVADFAQDYTKIQELALTQKRVDAIQEWMVEHINDTYVSINKDNKDCEFKNNWFKK from the coding sequence ATGAAAAACAAGAATAACAACATTACTTTTTTACTAGCAATGTTATTAACTGTAACCTTTACAGCTAATGCAATGCAAGAACAAGAGCAAATAGAAGATGTTGTGCAAATAGCACAAGACACTATAAAATCTAACTTTAAAAGAATAAAATTAGATGGTGTTTCTGCCGTTGTGGGGGATTATGTTATACTAGATTCTGATATAGAAAAAACATTGATAGATTTACGTAGTCAAGGTGTTTCTGAAGATGATATAACTAAATGTGGTCTTTTAGGTAAATTAATGGAAGACCGTTTGTACGCGCACCAAGCTGTACAAGATAGTTTACTGGTTTCTGATGATGAAGTTAACGCAACTAGTGAGAGACAAATACAAAGCTTAGTAGGGCAAATAGGTTCTATGGATAAGTTACTTAAGTATTACAAAAAAGATTCTCAAGAAGCATTAAGAGAAGATCTTTTTAAAATTAATAAGCTAAGAATGTTGTCTGAAAAAATGCAACAAAAAATTATTGAAGAAATAGAAATTACTCCAGAAGAAGTAAGGCAGTTTTATAAAAAAATACCAAAAGAGGAAAGACCAGTTTTTGGTGCACAGTTAGAGATTGCACAAATTGTAAAGCAACCAGAAGCTAGTGAGGAAGAAAAACAAAAAGTAATAGATAAACTTAATAAAATAAGAGAAGATGTTTTAGTAGGTGGTTCTAGTTTTAAAATTAAAGCAATTATTTCATCTGAGGATGAAGGATCTAGGTCTAATGGAGGTTTTTATAAAATTAAAAAGGAAACTAACTTTGTAAAAGAATTTAAAGATGTTGCTTTTAGTTTAAAAGAGGGTGAAGTTTCTGAACCTTTTGAAACACAGTTTGGGTTTCATATTATTTACTTAGAAAAAATTAAAGGTCAGGAAAGAGATGTAAGGCATATTCTTATGGCGCCTAAAATATCTGATGAAAGACTTGAAGAAGCTAGGTTAGAATTAGAGAAAATAAGACAGAGAATTTTAGATGGTGAGCTTACATTTGCAGAAGCTGCTTTAAATTTTTCTGATCAGAAAGAAACAAAATACGAAGGTGGGCAATTAAGAAACCCACAAGATTTTAGTACCAAGTTTGAGCTTACTAAAATGCAACCAGAGTTGTATAACCAAGTTAGGGATATTAAAGATAATGAAATCTCTATGCCTATTTTAGAGGTAGAGCAACAGGGTGGTGCAAAAAAGTATAAGATAATGAAGATTACCAATAGGTATGATGAGCACGTAGCAGATTTTGCACAAGATTATACTAAAATTCAGGAGTTAGCATTAACGCAAAAAAGAGTAGATGCTATACAGGAATGGATGGTTGAGCATATTAATGATACTTATGTAAGTATTAATAAAGACAATAAAGATTGCGAGTTTAAAAACAACTGGTTTAAAAAATAG
- a CDS encoding lycopene cyclase domain-containing protein: MKPFYYLLINFACISIPFIASFYPKHAFYKKWGSFFKACIPVALFFIVWDYWFTAIGVWGFNKDYLSGIFFGELPLEEVLFFIAIPYACVFTYFAILFLIKNNPLQKIEKYITFTIIATCLITALFNLDKLYTCTTGILAVLFLVYLYYKKTNLSYHYLTYLIIIPFFLASNGLLTGSFLESPIVWYNNAENLGVRIGTIPVEDCFYGLVLIFMNIELFRYFNKQNQ, encoded by the coding sequence ATGAAGCCCTTTTATTACCTACTTATAAATTTTGCTTGCATTAGTATACCTTTTATTGCTAGCTTTTACCCAAAACACGCTTTTTACAAAAAATGGGGTTCATTTTTTAAAGCGTGCATACCTGTTGCTTTATTTTTTATTGTTTGGGATTATTGGTTTACAGCTATAGGAGTTTGGGGGTTTAATAAAGATTACCTTAGTGGAATATTTTTTGGAGAATTACCTTTAGAGGAAGTTTTATTTTTTATAGCCATACCATATGCATGTGTTTTTACATACTTTGCCATATTATTTTTAATAAAAAATAATCCATTACAAAAAATTGAAAAATACATTACATTTACAATAATTGCTACTTGTTTAATTACCGCTTTATTTAATTTAGACAAGCTATACACGTGTACAACTGGTATTTTAGCCGTCCTTTTTTTAGTTTATTTGTACTATAAAAAAACAAACCTTAGCTATCATTATTTAACGTATTTAATAATTATACCATTTTTTTTAGCCAGTAATGGTTTGTTAACTGGCAGTTTTTTAGAGTCTCCTATTGTTTGGTATAACAATGCAGAAAATTTAGGTGTTAGAATAGGTACTATACCTGTAGAGGATTGTTTTTACGGACTTGTACTTATTTTTATGAATATTGAGTTGTTTCGTTACTTTAACAAACAAAATCAATAA
- a CDS encoding serine hydrolase: protein MKPFTLALLSFIFLFSCKEKQQKINHPINYIIASKSDNIKRVLDSITNHEVQFRYTEIKKTNGVYVFNNFDFNTNSNNYFYPASSVKLPIAVLTLEKIFESEGYTKDTEFFIEGDTLKTTFAKEITKLFAVSDNDAYNRLFEFLGQDYINKKLKDKGINNVRIAHRLSTDNADNVTTKPLVIYTNDSTTINTNAIINSPIAPLQLDKIKKGIGYIDEDEVLQNQPFDFSFKNYYSIDAQQQVLQRIIYPESFSSEQQFNLYLDDLSFLKKVMSNTPKDAGYTDSTYYDSYVKFFMYGDTKKPIPGNIKIYNKVGYAYGTLTDCAFIEDTKNDIRFMLTATILVNSNGVYNDNTYEYESVGIPFLAELGREYYNYNLQKKQN, encoded by the coding sequence ATGAAGCCTTTTACACTAGCCTTACTTTCTTTTATTTTTCTTTTTTCTTGTAAAGAAAAACAACAAAAAATAAACCATCCTATTAATTATATTATTGCATCTAAAAGTGATAATATAAAAAGGGTTTTAGACAGCATTACTAATCATGAGGTACAATTTAGATATACTGAAATAAAAAAGACTAATGGTGTTTATGTGTTTAATAATTTTGATTTTAACACCAATTCAAACAATTACTTTTATCCAGCTAGCTCTGTAAAATTACCTATTGCTGTTTTAACATTAGAAAAAATATTTGAAAGCGAAGGCTACACTAAGGATACCGAGTTTTTTATTGAAGGTGACACTTTAAAAACAACATTTGCTAAAGAAATTACTAAACTATTTGCTGTGAGCGACAATGATGCTTACAATAGATTATTTGAGTTTTTAGGCCAAGATTATATTAACAAAAAACTTAAAGACAAAGGCATAAATAATGTTAGAATAGCTCACAGACTTTCTACGGATAATGCTGATAATGTTACTACAAAACCACTGGTTATTTATACAAATGATAGCACAACTATAAATACCAACGCTATAATTAACAGCCCTATTGCTCCATTACAACTTGATAAAATTAAAAAGGGTATTGGTTATATTGATGAAGATGAAGTATTGCAAAACCAACCTTTTGATTTTAGTTTCAAAAATTACTATAGTATTGATGCCCAACAACAGGTTTTACAGCGTATAATTTATCCTGAATCATTTTCTAGTGAACAGCAATTTAATTTATATTTAGATGATTTATCTTTCTTAAAAAAAGTAATGAGTAATACACCTAAAGATGCCGGTTATACAGATAGCACTTATTATGATAGCTATGTAAAATTCTTTATGTATGGCGACACAAAAAAGCCTATACCAGGTAATATTAAAATATACAATAAGGTTGGCTACGCGTACGGAACTTTAACAGATTGCGCTTTTATTGAAGACACAAAAAATGATATTAGATTTATGTTAACAGCTACTATTTTAGTGAATAGCAATGGTGTTTATAATGACAACACCTATGAGTATGAGTCCGTAGGAATTCCCTTTTTAGCAGAATTAGGCAGAGAGTATTACAATTACAACTTGCAAAAAAAACAGAACTAA